A genome region from Arthrobacter agilis includes the following:
- a CDS encoding hydroxypyruvate isomerase family protein, which yields MAYTVNCSILLTELPLLERPAAAKAAGFDFVEFWWPFQSSVPSDAEVTAFERSITDAGVQLSGLNFNAGNMPEGERGLVSLPARSKEFRDNLEVAAGIGERLGCTAFNALYGNRTSESTPEEQDAIAIENLVLAARAVARIGGTVLLEPVSGAEHYPVRTARQALDIIGKVQAEGASNIALLADFYHLSVNGDDVAELIRTHAASFGHVQIADAPGRGAPGSGALPLGTWVDSARAGGYTGFVGLEYKAPAGSAFSWLIRERRA from the coding sequence ATGGCATACACAGTGAACTGTTCGATCCTCCTGACGGAGCTGCCGCTGCTCGAGCGCCCGGCGGCCGCGAAAGCCGCCGGATTCGATTTCGTCGAGTTCTGGTGGCCGTTCCAGTCATCGGTTCCCTCCGACGCCGAGGTCACAGCCTTCGAGCGCTCCATCACTGACGCCGGCGTGCAGCTTTCCGGGTTGAACTTCAACGCCGGGAACATGCCGGAGGGGGAGCGCGGGCTGGTCTCCCTGCCTGCCCGTAGCAAGGAGTTCCGCGACAACCTGGAGGTTGCCGCGGGTATCGGTGAGCGCCTCGGCTGCACGGCATTCAACGCGCTCTACGGCAACCGCACCTCGGAATCGACGCCTGAGGAGCAGGACGCCATCGCCATCGAGAACCTTGTCCTCGCCGCGCGGGCTGTCGCCCGCATCGGTGGGACGGTCCTGCTCGAACCCGTGAGCGGCGCCGAGCACTACCCGGTCCGGACCGCGCGACAGGCCCTGGACATCATCGGGAAGGTACAGGCTGAAGGAGCATCCAATATCGCTCTCCTCGCCGACTTCTACCACCTGTCGGTCAACGGCGACGATGTCGCCGAGCTGATCCGCACGCACGCCGCATCGTTCGGCCACGTCCAGATTGCTGATGCCCCCGGTCGCGGGGCTCCCGGCAGCGGCGCGCTGCCACTGGGTACCTGGGTCGATAGCGCCCGGGCCGGCGGCTATACGGGATTCGTCGGCCTCGAATACAAGGCCCCCGCCGGGTCGGCCTTCTCCTGGCTGATCCGCGAACGCCGGGCATAG
- a CDS encoding bifunctional allantoicase/(S)-ureidoglycine aminohydrolase yields MTDTSYYAPQSALPPQTDLLSDRAIVTEAYTVIPRGVLRDIVTSVLPEWNGTRAWVLNRPVAGGATTFAQYLMEVSPGGGSGNPEPQKEVESFIFLLEGALTVRIEGESHSLTPGGFAYLPAGSEWSTANEAGGLAKFQWIRKRYEPLEGYTAKAVTGNEQDLTPGAMPDTNNKWRTTRMLPVDDLAYDMHINVVTFEPGASIPFAETHVMEHGLYVLEGKAVYRLNEDWVEVQEGDYMSLRAFCPQACYAGGPSNFRYLLYKDVNRQITL; encoded by the coding sequence ATGACTGACACCTCCTACTACGCTCCGCAGAGCGCACTCCCGCCGCAGACCGATCTGCTGAGCGACCGCGCCATCGTCACCGAGGCGTACACGGTGATTCCTCGCGGAGTCCTCCGCGACATCGTCACCAGCGTGCTGCCGGAATGGAACGGGACCCGGGCGTGGGTCCTCAACCGTCCGGTTGCAGGCGGTGCGACAACTTTCGCCCAGTACCTGATGGAGGTAAGCCCCGGTGGCGGGTCAGGCAACCCGGAACCGCAGAAGGAGGTCGAGTCATTCATCTTCCTCCTCGAAGGTGCTCTGACGGTGCGCATCGAAGGAGAAAGCCACTCTCTGACGCCTGGCGGCTTTGCGTACCTGCCGGCGGGCTCGGAGTGGTCCACCGCCAACGAGGCCGGCGGGTTGGCTAAATTCCAGTGGATCCGCAAGCGGTACGAGCCCCTCGAGGGCTATACGGCGAAGGCCGTCACCGGCAACGAGCAGGACCTCACGCCCGGTGCGATGCCGGATACGAACAACAAGTGGCGCACCACCCGCATGCTTCCCGTCGATGACCTCGCCTATGACATGCACATCAACGTCGTCACCTTCGAGCCCGGTGCGTCCATCCCCTTCGCAGAGACCCACGTCATGGAACACGGGCTGTATGTCCTGGAAGGCAAGGCCGTGTATCGCCTGAACGAGGACTGGGTCGAAGTGCAGGAGGGCGACTACATGTCCCTACGGGCGTTCTGCCCCCAGGCCTGCTACGCCGGTGGGCCCTCCAACTTCCGCTACCTGCTGTACAAGGACGTGAACCGCCAGATCACCCTGTAG